From the genome of Bacteroidota bacterium:
GACGATCTATCCGTTCTTGCCCAAGCGTGGAGCACACCATCATGATGGTAATAAAACAACGCGCGCAGAATGCTATGCTTGGCCTTGCGATCGGTGATGCATTGAGCTGGACCTCTTTGTTTCACAGAGGTGTTTTACTCCCCCCGTGGACACGAAGAAAACGACGAGAGATTGACGCGTTATCTGAAACGACAAACGTCATTGTTACACCAATGCCGTTTTCATTGAACCAACCTTCGGAATATTTTACTATTGCGCCGACCGATAAAACTGAATGGGCTGCATTTTCATCCTATATTTTACTTGGTAATGGTTTTCATTCATATAATCGATCTGTTCTTCAAGCTTGGTTGAAACTTGCACAATCAAAGGATCCGATTCGCGGAGGAGTTAGTACGCAAGCAGCTCTTCACAATTTACGAAATGGCATTCTGCCTCCTCAAAGTGGAAAGGAAAATCCTCACTATTTTGATGATGGTGCAATGTCTCGAGCCATACCAATCGGGATCATTTGCGCTGGTCAACCGGATATAGCGGCCCGAATCGCTGAAATTGATGCTGCCGTTACGAACAGCGAAGATGGGATTTGGGCGGCTCAATCCATCGCAGTACTAATAAGTATGCTCTGTTCTGGCAAAGAAATGAAGGACGCAATTGAAATTGCACTTCATGTTCTGCCTGCAGGATCCTGGATAAGAAGAATCGTTGACGAAGTGTTGACAATTTCAGCAAAATGCAATTCAATCTTTTCAATTCTTCCGAAACTTCATGATACGATTATCAACCGTGAATATAGTTATGGTAATGCTGCACCTGAAACGTTAGCATTGACATTTGTAATTGCGCAATTACACCATAACAATTTTGAAACTGCTGTGACAACATCATCGGCATTTGCAAAAAGCGGTGAAACACTTCCTGCCATGGTAGGAGCAGTGGTTGCGGCGGCACAATCAACAAACATTGCGTCACAAAATTGGATGGAGGCAATTGGAACTTTAAAAGGAATCTGCATCCCTTCATACACTGGAAAAAATTATCTCGAATTGACGGACCAGATTTCCAATATGACTGGACAGAAAATATTATTATGAGAATCTCTTGGATAGAACTACCGGAACGAATTAAACACGAACTGCAGCAGCGAGCAGAAGAAGGGAACAATGTTACTGCAATACAAAATGAATGGGAACAAATTCTTAATCTCAAATTAGAAGAACATCAATTAGGGATTCAAGCTGAAATATTTTACAAGAAACTTATTGAAACACCCTCGAGAAATGAAAACGAGCAGAATGAACCTTCGGGATGGAATGAAATTGTTCTCCAATGTCATCTACACTCTCAAGCTAAATCTCAGTTTTCTCCGCCATTGATTGAAGAAAAAATTTTGGGTGGATGGCTCGGTCGAAGCGCAGGTTGCCTGCTTGGCAAACCGATTGAAAAAATTACACGATCGGGGTCAATCGAATTACTTTCATCAAATGGCACATGGCCGATTTCTGAGTATCTCACCGCTAAAGGAATCCCCGATTCGTTATTAGAAAAATATCCATGGAACAGACACGGCGGTAAAGAAAGCCTCAGAGAGAATATTGTGTGTATGGCAGAAGATGATGACATGAATTATCCGATGTTGAATCTAACGGCCTACGAACGTTATGGAGAAGGATTTACCGCAGAACATATTATTCAAACATGGTTGGAACTTTCGCCGGTACTTTCCACATTTACTGCAGAGCGCGTTGCATATCTTAATCGTCTGTCTGGAATATTCCCTCCACAAACGGCAACTATCAGAAATCCGTATCGGGAATGGATTGGAGCTCAGATCCGTGCTGATTTTTGGGGATGGATTTCTCCCGCACAGCCATTGCGTGCTGCCGAATTTGCTTGGCGCGATTCCAGCGTCAGTCATGTGCAAAACGGAATGTATGGTGAAATGTTTTTTGCGGCGGCCATCGCCATTTCGTTTCAACAGACAGATATCCGTATGATAATAACCGAAGCATTGTCATGTATTCCTGCTCGATCCAGATTAGCGGAAGCAATTCAGTTTGTTTTATCTCTTCCCATTCAGGATCAATCTTGGGATGTTACTGTGGAAACACTCTATGAAAAGTACGGAACATATCACTGGGTTCATACCATCAATAATGCAACACTTGTTGTTGCGGCATTATTATCTTCCAAAGGTGACTATGAACGTGCAATTTGCAATGTTGTGATGGGAGGTTGGGATACAGACAGTAACGGTGCAACGGTTGGTTCCATCATGGGAACAATCCTTGGTGCGAAAAAGCTTCCTGCAAAATGGATCTCTCCACTTAATAATACGATCCGCAGCAGTCTGAAAGGGTTCGACAATATGTTGTTGAGTGATCTGGCAGCCCGCACTTTCAAACTTTCAAATTATTGAGCCAAATAATGAAAGAACTGTATGTTGACAAAAGATGAACTCTTAAAAAATAAACCATTGTTACAGGATCGAGCGCGTGCATGTCTTGTGGGACACGCTATCGGTGATTCGTTTGGAGATATTGCACGATCACCAGATTATCACTTGCAGTATGGTATTACGATGGATTTTTCCGAAAAGCCGGCACCTGGTACCGATGATACGGAGTTTGCATTATTGACTGCACAAATGTTGATTAAAGCCAAAGGGAATCTGACTGATGCCGATGTGTTGGAAGGATGGAAAACGCATGTGCTTCCGTTGTCAGAATTAAAACGGGGAGGGGCAAGCGAAAGGGAAGCCGCTGCAAATATTCGTCGCGGAGTGTTACCGCCGCTTTCCGGAATCTATAATTCACATTATATGAGCGATGGAGCTGCTATGCGGGTGACTCCCATTGGAATCGCTTGTGCCGGTGATCCAGAACGAGCGACCTACATTGCGGATATTGATGCACGAATCAGTCATTCCAGAGATGGATTATGGAGTGCGCAGGCAGTTGCGGCTTCTGTCGCCGTTGCAATGGCTGGTGCATCGGTGGATGAAATATTTCAGACCGCCATTGATGTCACTCCAAAAGATTCCTGGATGAGATTTACATTTACAAAAGTGTGGGAAATTATTGAAGAGAAAAAAACGCTAGAGGATTCGTGGAAACCTCTGCATGATGCTTTATGGACAGAATACAAATCGGTGTCGCCGGAAGCAGTTGCTTCTGCGTTAGCAATAGTTAAATTAACAAATGGGGATTTCAAACGGGGAATTATCTACAGTGGAAATTTCGGCAGGGATGCCGATACCATTTCTGCCATTGTTGGTGCAATCAGCGGTGCAATGAACGGAATGAGTAAAATTCCTCCCTCGTGGGTCGACAAAGTTCGTATGACGACAGGTGTTTGTCTCCCGTTCACGAAAGGAATGGATCTCTTTGATGTTGCTTCACAATTATCTGATTTGAATACGTAGCGTGGTGCGGACGATGAAAACTCAAAAACAAAAAATAGGAACCGCCGGAAGAAAAGGCGATAATGTTCGTTCGGATTGCCATGTTCAAGTGACGATCATGAACAGCGGAGGCATAACGATCGATCTCAAAAGTAAAGTTGAAACACTCTATGGAAAATCGATTCGTGCGCTCATTATTGAAACTCTTACGCAATTGGAAGTAAAGCATGCAGCGCTCATTGTAGAAGATCAAGGTGCTGTTCCATTTGTTATTGCTGCGAGAGTCGAAGCGGCGGTGAAACGAGCTGATCCTGAAATTCTCAAAGAAGCCTCTATCGGAATCGTGAAGTACTCTAACACCGCTGAGCGAGACAGTATGCGCCGGACCCGTCTCTATCTTCCAGGCAACGAACCGCATTTTTTCCTCAACGCGAGCTTGCATAAGCCTGATTGTATCATTTTAGATCTGGAAGATAGTGTTTCACCCAACGAAAAGGATGCGGCCCGGATATTAGTTCGACATGCTTTTCAAAATGTGAATTTTGAAAATGCTGAACGATCGGTCAGAATTAATTCTTTACCGGCAGGACTTGAAGATCTGAAGCAAATAATTTGTCACAATGTGCAGACTATTCTCATTCCAAAATGTGAATCTGCAGCACAAGTGGCAGAAGTTGATAGTGCAATTCATCATATTTTAAAAGAACAAAAAAAGAAGAGAAATATTTTCCTTATTCCAATTATTGAAAGTGCGCTGGGTGTTGTCCGTGCATTCGAAATAGCATCAGCAAGTGAATCAGTCTGTGGATTAGCCATTGGATTGGAAGACTACACTGCTGATATTGGTGTTGAACGAACAAAAGTCGGAACGGAATCTCTCTTTGCACGCAGCACAGTGATCAACGCTGCAAAAGCGGCAGGTATTCAAGCCCTAGACTCAGTCTTTTCCGATGTTACGGATGAGACAGGTTTACGGCAGAGTGTTTTGGAGGCAAAGGCAATCGGTTTTGAAGGGAAAGGATGTATCCATCCGAGACAAATTAATATTATTCACAAAGTGTTTGCACCAACGGAAAAGGAGATCGAGTATGCTCGTCGTGTTGTTGAGGCGTTTAATACGGCAAAGAAAAATGGTTCCGGCGTTGTTGCGTTAGGATCAAAGATGATTGATGCTCCCGTGGTAAAAAGGGCTCAGCGTATTTTATCATTGAGTAAAAATAATTTTGGTGAATAAAACAGTTATGGCAAAAGAATCGAAATTCCCATTCGTCAAAAATGCAGCAGGTCGATCTGTTCCGACACGTGTTAATGGAAAACAGACAATTCCATTTCAAGGTATCAGTAAATACCATCCTGAACGAGCGATGTCTGCACCGCCAATACGAAGTTGCGCTGACTATCCTTCTGATGGAAATAAACTTGTAAAAAATCTTAAAGATGCATTAAAGAAATGTGGGTTGAAGAATGGAATGACAATATCAACACACCACCATTTGCGGAACGGTGATGAATTAACAAACACACTGTTCGATACGATAAAGGCGATGGGAATAAAGAATATTCGGTGGTTTCCCAGTGCATCATTTTCATGCCATGAATATTTGATAAAGTATTTAAAAGATGGGACAATCCATCATATTGAGGGAAGCATGAACGGACCGTTGGGTCGCTACGCATCAGAAGGGAAAATGAATGGGACTGGCGTGTTGCGATCTCATGGGGGAAGATATAAAGCAATTCAGGATGGTGATGTACATATTGACATAGCCGTAATTGCTGCTCCATGTGCCGATTCTTTTGGCAATGCGAATGGCGTGAATGGTAAATCTGCTTGCGGCCCTCTTGGATTTGCATTGGGTGATTCCGAGTATGCCGATAGGGTGATTGTCGTTACTGATACATTAGTGGATTTCCCTTGTATTCCTTGGCATATTCAAGGTAACAATATTGATTTTGTTGTGCAGGTTGATTCTCTCGGTGATCCGTCAAAAATTGTTTCAGGAACAACTCAAGTAACAAAAAGCCCGGATAGAATTCTTATTGCGGAATATATTGCACAATTTGTTGAAGAAACAGGAATCATGCAAAAGGGATTTTCGTTCCAAGCAGGCGCCGGTGGAATTAATCTTGCCTTTCTGCTATTGATGAAAGAACGAATGAAAGCCAAAGGGGTGAAGGCAAGATTCATTAGAGGAGGCAGCACTCAATATCTTTCACAAATGCTGGAAGAGGGTTTGACAGATTATATCTTGGACGGACAAGCGTTTGATATCGAAGGTGTCCGTTCGTTACGTGATAATCCAAACCATGTCAGCACAAGTCCTTTTACAAGTTATAATTTTCATGGGAAAGGGAATTTTGCGTCAATGCTCGATGCAGTTGTGCTTGGGGCTACAGAAGTCGATCTCAATTTTAACGCAAATGTTGTTACGCATTCCGATGGATATTTACTGCACGGTATCGGCGGATGGCAAGATTGTCTGTTCGGGAAATGTGTTATTCTGGCAATACCTTCATTTCGAGACCGCGTTCCGATTATTGTAGATCGGGTGACAACTTTATGTGGCCCGGGTGAAATGATTGACGTGGTTGTTACCGAACGAGGAATTGCAATAAACCCTTTGCGCATCGATTTAATAAAGAAATTGACAAACAGCAGATTACCCATCCGATCGCTTAAAGATATTCAGAGCGAAGTAAATACAATCTGCGGAGGGAAACCCGAACATCCGAAATTTTCTTCAGAAAATGTTGCCGCGGTCGTCAATTGGGTTGATGGAACAGTACTGGATACTATTTTCACAGTAAAGTAAAACATTCCAGCGTTTATTTGGAAATGTTCCACAAACAAACGTTCGATCAACATCGGTGATTTTCAGCGTATGGTTGATGAAACGTATGAGACTATTGCGTTTTTACAATATACTCGAAAAAGTTTTTCCTGAAATAGGTTAAAAAAATTCATTACTTCTTTCGTACATCTTACCTCTCTTACACTCCTATGAAGATATCTTTTGATAAAAAAACTGTCGGACTATTTTTCTTCCTTAGCGTCCTCATTGGAAGCGTATTACGCATTTATGCTCAAACGATTGATTTACCCAAAACATGGAAATTTAGAATAGGGGACAATCCGGAATGGGCGAATTCAACATTTAATGATTCTCTTTGGGATACGAAAAATGTCCAAACCAGCTGGGCTGCAAAAGATATCAAAGAGAATGTCTATTCCTGGTATCGAACAAGAATCATCATTCCCTCGAGCATGAAAAGTGCTATTGAAAAGGGAAATGGGCTAAAACTTTGCCTTGGAAAGATTGACGATGTCGATTTTACCTATTTTAATGGAAAACTTATCGGACAAATGGGCTCATTAC
Proteins encoded in this window:
- a CDS encoding ADP-ribosylglycohydrolase family protein; this encodes MMVIKQRAQNAMLGLAIGDALSWTSLFHRGVLLPPWTRRKRREIDALSETTNVIVTPMPFSLNQPSEYFTIAPTDKTEWAAFSSYILLGNGFHSYNRSVLQAWLKLAQSKDPIRGGVSTQAALHNLRNGILPPQSGKENPHYFDDGAMSRAIPIGIICAGQPDIAARIAEIDAAVTNSEDGIWAAQSIAVLISMLCSGKEMKDAIEIALHVLPAGSWIRRIVDEVLTISAKCNSIFSILPKLHDTIINREYSYGNAAPETLALTFVIAQLHHNNFETAVTTSSAFAKSGETLPAMVGAVVAAAQSTNIASQNWMEAIGTLKGICIPSYTGKNYLELTDQISNMTGQKILL
- a CDS encoding ADP-ribosylglycohydrolase family protein; this translates as MRISWIELPERIKHELQQRAEEGNNVTAIQNEWEQILNLKLEEHQLGIQAEIFYKKLIETPSRNENEQNEPSGWNEIVLQCHLHSQAKSQFSPPLIEEKILGGWLGRSAGCLLGKPIEKITRSGSIELLSSNGTWPISEYLTAKGIPDSLLEKYPWNRHGGKESLRENIVCMAEDDDMNYPMLNLTAYERYGEGFTAEHIIQTWLELSPVLSTFTAERVAYLNRLSGIFPPQTATIRNPYREWIGAQIRADFWGWISPAQPLRAAEFAWRDSSVSHVQNGMYGEMFFAAAIAISFQQTDIRMIITEALSCIPARSRLAEAIQFVLSLPIQDQSWDVTVETLYEKYGTYHWVHTINNATLVVAALLSSKGDYERAICNVVMGGWDTDSNGATVGSIMGTILGAKKLPAKWISPLNNTIRSSLKGFDNMLLSDLAARTFKLSNY
- a CDS encoding ADP-ribosylglycohydrolase family protein: MLTKDELLKNKPLLQDRARACLVGHAIGDSFGDIARSPDYHLQYGITMDFSEKPAPGTDDTEFALLTAQMLIKAKGNLTDADVLEGWKTHVLPLSELKRGGASEREAAANIRRGVLPPLSGIYNSHYMSDGAAMRVTPIGIACAGDPERATYIADIDARISHSRDGLWSAQAVAASVAVAMAGASVDEIFQTAIDVTPKDSWMRFTFTKVWEIIEEKKTLEDSWKPLHDALWTEYKSVSPEAVASALAIVKLTNGDFKRGIIYSGNFGRDADTISAIVGAISGAMNGMSKIPPSWVDKVRMTTGVCLPFTKGMDLFDVASQLSDLNT
- a CDS encoding aldolase/citrate lyase family protein, translated to MKTQKQKIGTAGRKGDNVRSDCHVQVTIMNSGGITIDLKSKVETLYGKSIRALIIETLTQLEVKHAALIVEDQGAVPFVIAARVEAAVKRADPEILKEASIGIVKYSNTAERDSMRRTRLYLPGNEPHFFLNASLHKPDCIILDLEDSVSPNEKDAARILVRHAFQNVNFENAERSVRINSLPAGLEDLKQIICHNVQTILIPKCESAAQVAEVDSAIHHILKEQKKKRNIFLIPIIESALGVVRAFEIASASESVCGLAIGLEDYTADIGVERTKVGTESLFARSTVINAAKAAGIQALDSVFSDVTDETGLRQSVLEAKAIGFEGKGCIHPRQINIIHKVFAPTEKEIEYARRVVEAFNTAKKNGSGVVALGSKMIDAPVVKRAQRILSLSKNNFGE
- a CDS encoding citrate lyase subunit alpha, yielding MAKESKFPFVKNAAGRSVPTRVNGKQTIPFQGISKYHPERAMSAPPIRSCADYPSDGNKLVKNLKDALKKCGLKNGMTISTHHHLRNGDELTNTLFDTIKAMGIKNIRWFPSASFSCHEYLIKYLKDGTIHHIEGSMNGPLGRYASEGKMNGTGVLRSHGGRYKAIQDGDVHIDIAVIAAPCADSFGNANGVNGKSACGPLGFALGDSEYADRVIVVTDTLVDFPCIPWHIQGNNIDFVVQVDSLGDPSKIVSGTTQVTKSPDRILIAEYIAQFVEETGIMQKGFSFQAGAGGINLAFLLLMKERMKAKGVKARFIRGGSTQYLSQMLEEGLTDYILDGQAFDIEGVRSLRDNPNHVSTSPFTSYNFHGKGNFASMLDAVVLGATEVDLNFNANVVTHSDGYLLHGIGGWQDCLFGKCVILAIPSFRDRVPIIVDRVTTLCGPGEMIDVVVTERGIAINPLRIDLIKKLTNSRLPIRSLKDIQSEVNTICGGKPEHPKFSSENVAAVVNWVDGTVLDTIFTVK